Proteins co-encoded in one Pieris napi chromosome 10, ilPieNapi1.2, whole genome shotgun sequence genomic window:
- the LOC125053378 gene encoding cGMP-dependent protein kinase, isozyme 1-like, translated as MVLCPPFRWSSRNRFDLTTAVAERRDVGRRETFYVLPETSADSQNGNPEIYKKSLVVPDVGSSKNSSYISVQSEKYRESQSRDSDSGSEDQKVNSARKTISEIVQSNPERRMRRKRGVIAPHAPLDTSRSLTDLQYEKYAKDEESIEQIKMALMANDFLKNIMDEDRLGAVVEAMSPQEFPAGSLMIREGESGSHLYVSAYGQFEVLKGGQVVKNFGPGEAFGELAILYKAKRFASIRCITEAKVWTLERRVFQKIMVRSGRQEQEDNMRFLSSVPLLQGIHPIDLAKIADFLKREFFASGTPVVRQGDKGDKFYIIRGGTVVVTKRDGDGGERRVGLLKRGEYFGEQALLHEDRRLATVTALAPGVECLTLERGPFTDLLGNLQALKNVRHAVPRPSQQKKTSEVKSEYEYIELKDLDIVGTMGVGGFGRVELVQYKKDTSKTFALKCLKKIEMVQQQQQEHAFNEKNIMILCNSRFICRLYRTFKDNKYIYFLMEPVLGGDVWTILQKQRYFPENIARFMAACVVEAFQYLHSKDIIYRDLKPENLMLDRKGYIKLVDFGFAKRLPSNSKTWTFAGTPEYVAPEIVLNKGHDRAVDCWALGVFIHELLVGKPPFRAAGGDHMKTYTLILRGIDAVAFHPRVPKSAQMLIRKLCRAVPAERLGYLKNGIIDVKNHKWFLGFDWEGLKEGKLKAPLIQPVSNDLDLSNFEKYPKDKLPPDETSGWDIDF; from the exons GTTCTACCAGAGACCTCTGCAGACTCGCAAAATGGCAACccagaaatttataaaaaaagcctAGTGGTTCCTGACGTTGGCTCAAGTAAAAATTCCAGCTACATTAGCGTACAAAGCGAAAAATACAGAGAGAGCCAATCGAGGGATTCGGACAGTGGATCAGAGGACCAAAAAGTAAATTCTGCACGCAAAACAATATCTGAAATCGTACAAAGCAATCCCGAGAGACGTATGAGGAGGAAACGTGGGGTGATCGCACCTCATGCACCGCTCGATACCTCCAGATCTCTGACAGATCTTCAATATGAGAAATATGCTAAAGACGAAGA atcaatagaacaaataaaaatggcTTTAATGGCGAatgatttcttaaaaaatataatggatGAAGATAGACTTGGAGCGGTTGTGGAGGCCATGAGCCCTCAGGAATTCCCCGCTGGGAGTCTCATGATACGGGAGGGAGAAAGTGGCAGTCATTTATATGTGTCTGCATATGGACAGTTCGAAGTGTTGAAAGGTGGTCAAGTGGTGAAGAATTTCGGACCTGGAGAAGCGTTCGGCGAACTGGCCATTTTGTATAAAGCCAAGCGTTTCGCGTCAATACGGT gTATAACAGAAGCAAAAGTATGGACTTTGGAAAGGCGTGTTTTCCAAAAAATAATGGTTCGAAGTGGGCGTCAAGAGCAGGAGGACAACATGCGGTTCTTATCATCTGTCCCTCTCTTGCAAGGAATCCATCCAATTGATCTTGCAAAAATTGCTGACTTTTTAAAGCGG GAATTCTTTGCTTCCGGTACACCGGTGGTACGTCAAGGTGATAAGGGTGATAAGTTCTACATCATTAGAGGTGGTACGGTAGTGGTGACGAAGCGGGATGGTGATGGCGGCGAAAGACGAGTGGGTCTGCTCAAACGCGGGGAATACTTCGGCGAACAGGCTTTGCTGCATGAGGACCGACGGCTTGCTACTGTGACAGCTTTGGCTCCAGGAGTCGAATGTTTGACATTGGAACGCGG ACCATTTACGGATTTATTAGGAAATTTGCAAGCACTCAAAAACGTTAGACACGCTGTGCCTAGGCCATCACAACAAAAGAAGACTTCGGAAGTAAAGAGTG AATATGAATACATAGAATTAAAAGACTTGGATATTGTGGGAACGATGGGAGTGGGTGGTTTCGGCCGAGTGGAATTAGTACAGTACAAGAAAGATACATCGAAAACCTTTGCGCTTAAATGCCTTAAGAAAATCGAAATGGTTCAACAGCAACAGCAAGAACACGCGTTTAATGAGAAAAATATCATGATATTGTGTAACAGTAGATTTATTTGTCG ATTATATCGCACATTCAAAGataacaaatacatttatttcctAATGGAGCCAGTGTTGGGTGGCGACGTGTGGACAATACTCCAAAAGCAACGGTACTTCCCCGAGAACATTGCACGGTTTATGGCGGCCTGTGTGGTGGAGGCCTTTCAGTATCTGCACTCGaaagatataatttatagaGATCTTAAGCCTGAAAATTTAATGTTAGATAGAAAGGGCTATATCAAACTG GTCGATTTTGGATTTGCTAAGCGTTTGCCATCGAACAGTAAAACATGGACATTTGCAGGCACCCCAGAATACGTTGCACCTGAAATCGTTTTAAATAAg GGTCATGACCGCGCAGTGGACTGCTGGGCGTTAGGAGTCTTCATCCACGAGCTGTTGGTTGGCAAACCACCCTTCCGAGCTGCTGGTGGTGATCACATGAAGACATACACCCTCATATTACGTGGTATCGATGCAGTGGCCTTCCACCCTCGAGTGCCCAAGTCTGCTCAAATGCTCATACGTAAGCTGTGTCGTGCTGTACCTGCAGAACGATTGGGATATCTGAAGAATGGAATAATTGATGTAAAGAACCATAA gtGGTTCCTCGGTTTCGACTGGGAAGGATTAAAGGAAGGAAAACTGAAGGCACCATTAATTCAACCCGTATCCAACGATTTAGATTTATCCAACTTCGAGAAATATCCTAAAGATAAATTACCCCCGGACGAGACTTCGGGATGGGATATTGACttttaa